The region GCAGATGTGAAGCATTGTTAATCTGAGTTAAGATTCCTCATACTTTGCTTGAAGATTTACATGTAGTTGCCGGTGAAGGACCTGCTTTCACAATCATTTTGTTAAAACCCATTACACTCTTCTCATAAATGTGCCTTCGTCACTTTTATACTACGTTTGATGTATTTACTGTAGCACGGTAGTTATTTCCACTGTCTTTTCTAAAAGGTCAGAACATCCTGTTTTATCTGTCTCTGTATTTGGGTTGTTTTTCTTGTTGTCTCCTTCCTATAGTTATTTTgtacatatagattttttttttcttttgatgttgATTAAAAACATGATTGGTATTAACCCTCATCCACAATGTGGTTATTATTCTGCTTTTCAAAAACTAGAGGAACTTCCAGCAGGAACCCAAAGTCTAACGGAGAGCTGGAAGATTAAAGGTCAGGATTATGTTGAGGACGAGATTGAGGTTGGGATTCAGTCTGCTAACCAAGCTGTTCCGGGACAGTTCATAAAGACTGACGCTCCAGAATCTTCATTTGGGAACGAGGAGCAGATGCTGTTGGGTTCTGCAGCTATAGGCCATGAAAAGTATGAGACCGAGTTGAAAGAAAGTCCCTCTGATAAAATTTCCCTGGAAGACACTCTTACAGAGGATGATGATCTTCAAGCTTATGGAACTCTGAAATCTGTGAAACGTGATCATTTACCAGCAGATGTCAGCAGTGACAACCTTGCCATGGAGGAGGCCAGCCATGCAGTTCAGAAGCCTAGCGTACCTGATAAGAATGGTCAGTCACTGTCACCAACTGGAGGAGAAGATAATGGGTTGTCCCTTAAGTTGACCCCAACTGAGTACAAAAACGAAGCTGGTTCACACTTCTCAGATCAGAAATCGCCCGAATTCTTAAATATTCATGACCATTCCGATTTAATCAGAAACAAAGGGCTTTCTTTCGATTACACAGAATCCTCCCATCAAGCTGAAGATGCCCATAAAGATTCAGCAGCTGAAGCAGTTGAGCGAGAAGAAAGGCCTACAGAGATGCCATCAGAGCATGAAAGTGCTGACTCTTGCCACGAGGATTCGATAGAATCAGAGGCATCTCCAAATACAGAACTGGATGCCAAGAGGGAACTCTCTTCTCTGGTCGCAGCGTCAAGCTTTGAACAGGAGGAAGAAGCTATGAATGTTGTGGCCTGCACTTTTACAACCACCAATGAGGAAACTGAACCCAAGTCAGAAAAAGATGAAGAAAGAAAACCAGATAAGGACTTGTGTGCCTTAGAAACAGGGTATATGGAGAGCACAGATGAAGACCTTATTGCTGCCGTCAAAGCAGCTCAAAAAACAGACAGTGAAGCAAAATCTGATCTAACTTTAGATACATCTGTTGAAGAGAAAAGCGTAGAGGCGTTAGAACAGGGTGAAAATAAGGAATTCCATCTAGTAACAGTGGCTAAAGAGAGTTTAGAACAACATGCAGAAGAAGATACCCAAAAAGACGCATCTGCATCACCCAAGGCTAATGCCACATTTCAGAAATTACAGAAGAGGGAGGCTTCTCCAGCAAGAAAAACAGGCGTTCCAGTCTTACAGAGAAAAGGTctgttttaattctgtttaaacCCCATTTTATTGCACAAATTCTTTTCGACAGCAGCTGAGCTTTTGAGTAAGTCAACCAGCACCCCTGAAACGGCCCACAGCGTCTTCAAATACTTAATTATGATTTACAAAGATGAGCCTCCTGCTTGTAGTGGTTAACTTTGAATTagatttctttgatttttttttgcatctgaaacTTTGTTGGCTGTTTGTGAGACTTTTTGCATGTCACGTTGCATGTTTGTGAGCATTCCATGTCACCACCATTCTCTTGGCCTTTCTTTTCTTAAAATCCCCCTCGCGGGAACTGTCAGGTTGTGAAATCCTTAGTGAGACCTGACAGTTCTCATGTAGGTTTTTATGCCATATGTGTCGAATCTAACCCTGGTAGTGTCAGTGACTGCTAACAGTGCCTCCTCTAGAAGTGTTTAAATGCATGGACTCTGC is a window of Polyodon spathula isolate WHYD16114869_AA chromosome 12, ASM1765450v1, whole genome shotgun sequence DNA encoding:
- the LOC121324221 gene encoding microtubule-associated protein tau-like, whose product is MLIKNMIGINPHPQCGYYSAFQKLEELPAGTQSLTESWKIKGQDYVEDEIEVGIQSANQAVPGQFIKTDAPESSFGNEEQMLLGSAAIGHEKYETELKESPSDKISLEDTLTEDDDLQAYGTLKSVKRDHLPADVSSDNLAMEEASHAVQKPSVPDKNGQSLSPTGGEDNGLSLKLTPTEYKNEAGSHFSDQKSPEFLNIHDHSDLIRNKGLSFDYTESSHQAEDAHKDSAAEAVEREERPTEMPSEHESADSCHEDSIESEASPNTELDAKRELSSLVAASSFEQEEEAMNVVACTFTTTNEETEPKSEKDEERKPDKDLCALETGYMESTDEDLIAAVKAAQKTDSEAKSDLTLDTSVEEKSVEALEQGENKEFHLVTVAKESLEQHAEEDTQKDASASPKANATFQKLQKREASPARKTGVPVLQRKASAKAEGDKEQAVAADKKGKTPTPSSAKARATLTPKRPSSITTTPLKKTSSPASSTPASSSVTAKATSAESKEVKARGVEAKSDVKSPASRPPGGARAPASGSRIPAKTPTAVAPRGPSAGSPASKADDRKPGTGKSDRDSPRTPERSGYSSPSMPKSPSSRSHLPPGGATKEVKKVAVVRTPPKSPASIKNRTPVPLAPMPDLKNVKSKIGSIDNIKHQPGGGKVQILNKKMDLSNVQSKCGSKDNIKHLPAGGNVQIVHKKVDVSNVSSKCGSKDNIRHKPGGGNVEIKKEKLDFKVQSKIGSLDNIGHVPGGGQKKKEKVKETSKSLKDASQNGDCQSPSPSTGCQSPVSESVIPEESPVLQAEDSN